One genomic segment of Corynebacterium durum includes these proteins:
- a CDS encoding DUF3043 domain-containing protein yields MKLPWQKTDSSSAAEPVELAADAPAETQPTRKGYTPKKGRPTTKRADAERERGVRRSPAKPPETPKEARERRKALKESMSKEEYREFKRKEREQQTAQRRKVQEAMDRGEEKYLLARDRGDERRFVRDWVDSRRHMNNMIMPVALGLLVVMFIAQNYPQTSAVMSTFVMVVMLSFAVEGLIIGRGANKAVRNKFPTSTEPGISLGFYAYSRATQLRRLRSPKPRVNIGDKV; encoded by the coding sequence GTGAAACTTCCTTGGCAGAAAACTGATTCTTCGTCAGCAGCTGAGCCTGTTGAATTAGCTGCAGATGCGCCCGCAGAAACGCAGCCCACTCGCAAGGGATATACCCCAAAGAAGGGCCGCCCCACGACCAAACGGGCAGATGCTGAGCGTGAGCGGGGGGTTCGCCGCTCCCCCGCGAAACCCCCAGAGACGCCGAAGGAGGCGCGCGAGCGTCGTAAAGCGTTGAAAGAATCCATGTCAAAGGAGGAGTACCGGGAGTTCAAACGTAAGGAACGCGAGCAGCAAACGGCGCAGCGCCGCAAGGTTCAGGAAGCAATGGATCGCGGCGAAGAGAAGTACCTGCTGGCGCGTGACCGCGGCGATGAGCGTCGTTTTGTGCGCGATTGGGTGGATTCCCGACGCCACATGAACAACATGATCATGCCGGTGGCTTTGGGTCTTTTGGTTGTGATGTTTATCGCCCAGAATTACCCACAAACCTCGGCGGTCATGTCCACCTTCGTCATGGTGGTGATGCTGTCATTCGCCGTGGAGGGGCTGATCATTGGTCGCGGTGCCAACAAAGCCGTGCGGAACAAGTTCCCCACCTCTACCGAACCGGGCATCTCACTGGGCTTTTATGCGTATTCACGTGCCACTCAGCTGCGTCGACTCCGCAGCCCGAAGCCGCGAGTCAACATCGGCGACAAGGTGTAG
- a CDS encoding HesB/IscA family protein, translating to MTAPSTNTGVILTDAAAAKAKALLEQEGREDLALRIAVQPGGCAGLRYQLFFDDREIDGDKVDVVGGVRLVVDKMSVPYLAGARIDFQDTIESQGFTIDNPNAAGSCACGDSFN from the coding sequence ATGACCGCTCCCTCAACCAATACTGGTGTGATCCTCACTGATGCTGCCGCGGCCAAAGCTAAGGCATTGTTGGAGCAGGAAGGCCGTGAGGATCTAGCACTGCGCATCGCTGTGCAGCCTGGTGGCTGCGCAGGACTGCGTTACCAGCTGTTTTTCGACGACCGCGAGATCGATGGCGACAAGGTTGATGTCGTCGGTGGTGTGCGCCTTGTCGTGGACAAGATGAGTGTGCCCTACCTCGCAGGTGCCCGGATTGACTTCCAGGACACCATTGAGTCCCAGGGCTTCACTATCGACAATCCCAACGCAGCCGGCTCCTGCGCCTGCGGGGATTCCTTCAACTAA
- the asnB gene encoding asparagine synthase (glutamine-hydrolyzing) → MCGLLGMLTAHHNAVDFVPAIERALPCMRHRGPDEAGSWHDTDAVFGFNRLSIIDIAHSHQPLQWGPEGEPDRYAMTFNGEIYNYVELRKELQDLGYTFNTSGDGEPILVGYHHWGKDVVKHLRGMFGIAIWDTKEKQLFLARDPFGIKPLYYATTDKGTVFASEKKCILEMAPELGLDLSVDYRAVEHYVDLQYVPEPESLHTHIRRLESGCIGTVTQEGVVKQERYFKPQFNVRGVVKGEEQVLFDRIARALEDSVEKHMRADVTVGSFLSGGIDSTAIAALAKRHNPNLLTFTTGFEREGYSEVDVAAESAAAIGVEHIVKIVSPEEYADAIPKIMWYLDDPVADPSLVPLYFVAAEARKHVKVVLSGEGADELFGGYTIYKEPLSLAPFEKIPSPLLKGLRKLSTVLPDGVKGKSLLQRGTTPMEERYYGNARSFSWEQLKRVMPGAKPEWDHRDVTASIYAHSRDMDPVARMQHLDLFTWMRGDILVKADKMTMANSLELRVPFLDREVFAVAETIPHGLKITEGTTKYALRRAMEQIVPAHVLNRRKLGFPVPMRHWLAGDELYGWAQDTINASQTEDYFDKQALLQMLKEHRDGVSDHSRRLWTVLAFMVWHGIFVEKRIVPNIEEREYPVEL, encoded by the coding sequence ATGTGTGGCCTTTTAGGCATGCTTACGGCACATCACAACGCCGTGGACTTTGTTCCCGCAATTGAACGCGCGCTGCCCTGCATGCGCCACCGCGGCCCAGACGAGGCCGGATCATGGCATGACACAGACGCGGTGTTTGGCTTCAATCGCCTCTCCATTATCGATATTGCACATTCCCACCAGCCACTTCAGTGGGGTCCAGAAGGCGAGCCGGATCGCTACGCCATGACCTTCAACGGCGAAATCTACAACTACGTTGAGCTGCGTAAAGAGCTGCAGGATTTGGGCTACACCTTCAACACCTCGGGCGACGGCGAACCAATTCTTGTGGGATACCACCATTGGGGCAAAGATGTGGTGAAACACCTGCGAGGTATGTTCGGTATCGCCATTTGGGATACCAAGGAAAAGCAGCTTTTTCTCGCCCGCGACCCATTTGGCATCAAACCGCTGTACTACGCCACCACAGATAAAGGTACCGTTTTCGCCAGCGAGAAAAAATGCATCCTTGAGATGGCACCAGAGCTGGGTCTAGATCTCAGCGTTGACTACCGAGCCGTTGAGCACTACGTGGATCTGCAGTATGTGCCAGAACCAGAATCTTTGCATACCCATATCCGCAGGCTTGAGTCAGGATGTATCGGGACGGTGACCCAGGAGGGCGTCGTTAAGCAGGAGCGGTACTTCAAACCGCAGTTCAATGTGCGGGGCGTCGTTAAGGGCGAAGAGCAGGTGCTGTTCGACCGCATCGCACGGGCGCTGGAAGACTCCGTGGAAAAGCACATGCGTGCCGACGTGACTGTTGGATCGTTCCTGTCCGGCGGCATCGATTCAACGGCTATTGCGGCGTTGGCGAAGCGTCACAACCCGAATCTTCTCACCTTCACCACCGGTTTTGAGCGCGAGGGCTACTCCGAAGTTGATGTAGCGGCGGAATCCGCAGCAGCCATCGGAGTGGAACACATCGTCAAGATTGTCTCCCCGGAGGAATACGCCGATGCTATCCCCAAGATTATGTGGTACCTGGATGATCCAGTGGCGGACCCCTCGCTGGTTCCGCTCTACTTTGTGGCTGCGGAAGCCCGGAAGCACGTCAAAGTAGTGCTGTCCGGTGAAGGTGCCGACGAACTCTTCGGCGGCTACACCATATATAAGGAACCACTGTCACTCGCGCCCTTCGAGAAGATCCCCTCTCCCCTGCTCAAAGGACTCCGCAAGCTCAGTACCGTGCTGCCCGACGGTGTGAAAGGCAAATCCCTACTCCAACGCGGCACCACCCCCATGGAAGAGCGCTACTACGGCAACGCGCGCTCCTTCAGCTGGGAGCAGCTCAAGCGCGTCATGCCCGGTGCGAAACCGGAGTGGGATCACCGTGATGTCACCGCTTCCATCTACGCGCATTCCCGCGATATGGACCCGGTCGCCAGGATGCAGCACTTGGACCTGTTCACGTGGATGCGGGGCGACATTCTGGTTAAGGCCGATAAGATGACCATGGCGAACTCCCTGGAACTGCGTGTTCCGTTCCTGGATCGGGAAGTGTTTGCCGTGGCGGAGACAATCCCCCACGGGTTAAAGATCACCGAGGGGACCACCAAATACGCGCTGCGCCGCGCCATGGAACAGATTGTTCCCGCCCATGTGCTTAATCGCCGGAAACTGGGCTTCCCGGTTCCCATGCGGCATTGGTTGGCGGGCGACGAGTTGTATGGCTGGGCGCAGGACACCATTAACGCCTCACAGACCGAGGACTATTTTGACAAACAGGCTCTTCTGCAGATGCTGAAGGAGCACCGCGACGGCGTATCGGACCATTCTCGCCGCTTGTGGACAGTCCTGGCATTCATGGTGTGGCACGGGATTTTCGTGGAAAAGCGCATTGTGCCCAATATTGAGGAACGCGAGTACCCCGTGGAGCTGTAG
- a CDS encoding branched-chain amino acid aminotransferase, with product MTDLVFNVERTSNPTSPERLAEILANPGFGHYRTDHMVTIDWTEDKGWHNAAVVPYAPISLDPVASVLHYGQAIFEGLKAYRQPDGSIKTFRPEANAERMQRSAERMAMPKLPTELFIESLRMLVDIDQDWVPAAGGEESLYLRPFMIATEPSLGVRPANSYTFMLVASPAGAYFKGGINPVSVWLSEDYVRACPGGTGAAKFAGNYAASLVAQAQATEKGCDQVVWLDAIERTYVEEMGGMNLFFVYGTGNDARVVTPRLSGSLLPGVTRASLLQVAQDLGYSVSEELVSTESWRDDALSGAMSETFACGTAAVITPVGKVKSNHGDFTIGGGVSGEITMQLRETLTGIQRGTIDDTHGWMHTLV from the coding sequence ATGACAGATTTGGTTTTTAACGTAGAACGCACCAGCAACCCCACCTCGCCGGAACGCCTCGCCGAGATTCTGGCAAACCCTGGATTCGGGCACTACCGCACCGACCACATGGTCACTATCGACTGGACTGAGGACAAAGGCTGGCACAACGCCGCTGTCGTCCCTTACGCCCCCATCTCCCTTGACCCCGTCGCCTCCGTCCTGCACTACGGGCAAGCAATCTTCGAGGGACTGAAAGCCTACCGGCAGCCCGACGGGAGCATAAAAACCTTCCGTCCAGAAGCCAACGCCGAACGCATGCAGCGTTCCGCTGAGCGCATGGCCATGCCGAAACTCCCCACGGAACTGTTCATCGAATCACTCCGCATGCTTGTGGACATCGACCAAGACTGGGTGCCCGCCGCAGGTGGAGAAGAATCCCTCTACCTACGCCCCTTCATGATCGCCACCGAACCCAGCCTCGGCGTCCGGCCCGCCAACTCCTACACCTTCATGCTCGTCGCTTCGCCCGCAGGTGCCTACTTCAAAGGCGGCATCAACCCCGTCTCCGTGTGGCTTTCCGAAGACTACGTCCGTGCCTGCCCCGGTGGCACTGGTGCCGCCAAATTCGCGGGCAACTACGCCGCCTCCCTTGTCGCACAGGCACAAGCCACCGAAAAAGGCTGCGACCAGGTGGTCTGGCTCGATGCCATCGAACGAACCTACGTGGAAGAGATGGGCGGCATGAACCTTTTCTTCGTCTACGGCACGGGTAACGACGCCCGGGTGGTCACCCCACGCCTGTCTGGTTCACTGCTTCCTGGGGTCACCCGCGCATCCCTCCTTCAAGTCGCCCAAGACCTGGGGTATTCCGTTTCCGAGGAGCTTGTGAGCACCGAATCCTGGCGTGACGACGCCCTTTCCGGTGCCATGAGCGAAACCTTCGCCTGCGGCACCGCCGCCGTGATCACTCCCGTTGGCAAGGTGAAATCCAACCACGGCGACTTCACTATTGGTGGCGGCGTGTCCGGCGAGATCACCATGCAGCTTCGCGAAACCCTTACCGGAATCCAGCGCGGCACCATTGATGACACTCATGGGTGGATGCACACGCTGGTGTAG
- the ctaC gene encoding aa3-type cytochrome oxidase subunit II, giving the protein MKQRNKRGFMRNATLAGVLGAGSLALTGCDVAAPGGPVGHFLRMGWPEGITPEATAMGNFWVWVWVAAWIIGAIMWGLMLWSLFRYSAKRAEKNGKGEFPRQTGYNVPLELVLTIVPILIVMTLFFFTVQTQDRVTALDKDPKVKVDVTAFQWNWKFGYGEVAEDLSPTGSLYNGRDEERQKAADHSAEFADSTRESHGEASHGEHAAGPIHGKSKSDMSYLHFDKIETLGTTDEVPVLVLPSQTPIEFDLAGADVVHSFWVPEFLFKRDAFPHPEANKSQRTFQVEKIEKEGAFVGRCAEMCGTYHAMMNFELRVVSPEKFKQYMEFRNSNPKASNAEALKSIGEAPYATSTSPFLSGREDTRNSTNTVDLNKSAQ; this is encoded by the coding sequence GTGAAACAGCGAAACAAGCGTGGTTTCATGCGCAACGCGACCCTCGCAGGCGTACTCGGCGCTGGCAGCCTCGCGCTTACTGGCTGTGATGTCGCGGCACCCGGCGGCCCAGTTGGTCACTTTTTGCGCATGGGCTGGCCGGAAGGCATCACCCCAGAGGCTACCGCGATGGGCAATTTCTGGGTGTGGGTCTGGGTTGCTGCCTGGATTATTGGCGCAATCATGTGGGGCCTCATGCTGTGGTCTCTTTTTAGGTACTCCGCAAAGCGCGCCGAGAAGAACGGTAAAGGTGAATTCCCCCGACAAACCGGGTACAACGTTCCGCTGGAGCTGGTGCTGACCATCGTCCCGATCCTGATCGTGATGACCTTGTTCTTCTTCACCGTCCAAACGCAGGACCGCGTGACCGCCTTGGATAAAGACCCGAAGGTGAAGGTTGATGTCACCGCCTTCCAGTGGAACTGGAAGTTTGGATATGGCGAGGTTGCTGAGGATCTGTCGCCAACCGGTTCGCTGTACAACGGCCGTGATGAAGAGCGCCAGAAGGCTGCGGATCACAGCGCCGAATTTGCTGACAGTACTCGCGAATCCCATGGCGAGGCATCGCACGGTGAGCATGCCGCTGGTCCGATCCACGGTAAATCCAAGTCGGACATGTCCTACCTGCACTTTGACAAGATCGAGACATTGGGCACCACTGATGAAGTTCCGGTTCTGGTGCTTCCATCCCAGACCCCCATTGAGTTCGATCTCGCAGGAGCCGACGTGGTTCACTCCTTCTGGGTTCCTGAGTTCCTGTTCAAGCGCGACGCATTCCCGCACCCTGAGGCCAACAAGTCTCAGCGCACCTTCCAGGTTGAAAAGATTGAAAAGGAAGGTGCCTTTGTGGGACGTTGTGCTGAGATGTGCGGTACCTACCACGCCATGATGAACTTTGAACTCCGGGTGGTTTCGCCCGAAAAGTTTAAGCAGTACATGGAGTTCCGTAACAGCAACCCCAAGGCATCGAACGCCGAGGCACTGAAATCGATCGGTGAGGCTCCTTACGCAACCTCAACCAGTCCGTTCTTGTCTGGTCGCGAGGATACCCGCAACTCCACCAACACTGTTGACCTCAACAAGTCTGCTCAGTAG
- a CDS encoding NAD(P)H-dependent oxidoreductase, producing the protein MSQVLIVHAHPEPESFCTAQAHTIERALKDAGHTVDFIDLYAEDWDPVVNVNDVENPTRPFKPQEATLQAIKDGTLNPEIARHLELVLGADMLILSFPFWWFSMPAITKGWIDRVWVMGGVFGGDYGMLDEAALYGKKALVATTTGGPEEFYKPDEMTDDMHSFLSHIHHGIFRFVGYSTQEPIITYAPAHLPQEEREKALEHVYDTALRLNPEPSS; encoded by the coding sequence ATGTCACAAGTATTGATTGTTCATGCACACCCGGAGCCTGAGTCGTTCTGCACCGCTCAGGCTCACACTATTGAGCGGGCGCTGAAGGACGCCGGTCATACCGTGGATTTCATCGACCTGTACGCCGAGGACTGGGATCCGGTTGTCAATGTCAACGACGTTGAAAATCCGACCCGCCCATTCAAGCCGCAGGAAGCGACCTTGCAGGCGATCAAAGACGGCACCCTGAACCCGGAAATTGCCCGGCATTTGGAGCTCGTTCTTGGGGCTGACATGCTGATCTTGTCGTTCCCCTTCTGGTGGTTCTCCATGCCTGCCATCACAAAGGGCTGGATTGATCGCGTGTGGGTCATGGGCGGAGTGTTCGGTGGGGACTATGGAATGCTCGACGAGGCTGCGCTGTACGGCAAGAAAGCACTGGTAGCAACGACCACTGGCGGACCCGAAGAGTTCTACAAACCAGACGAAATGACCGACGACATGCATTCATTCTTGTCCCATATTCACCATGGGATATTTCGGTTTGTGGGCTATTCCACACAGGAACCCATCATCACCTATGCCCCGGCACACCTCCCCCAGGAAGAACGCGAAAAAGCCTTAGAGCATGTCTATGACACTGCTCTAAGGCTTAATCCTGAACCTTCGTCTTAG
- the ctaF gene encoding aa3-type cytochrome oxidase subunit IV: MKSSAKIFYGLTVFMGIMAVIYIVATRNVSDTGSVQGLEWAGATGLALAAGLTLMLGAYFHFTERRIDILPQDWEEAEIEDGAGMLGFFSPGSIWPFVMCVGIGIMGYAIAFMAYWLLLLGAVILIWSGIMLNLQYIMPKEKH, translated from the coding sequence ATGAAGTCTTCCGCCAAAATCTTCTATGGGCTGACGGTGTTCATGGGCATAATGGCCGTGATCTACATCGTGGCCACCCGCAATGTTTCTGACACCGGAAGTGTTCAGGGACTTGAGTGGGCAGGTGCGACTGGTCTGGCTCTGGCTGCAGGACTCACACTTATGCTGGGTGCCTACTTCCACTTCACGGAGCGTCGCATTGATATTCTTCCCCAGGACTGGGAGGAAGCAGAGATTGAAGACGGTGCTGGGATGCTCGGCTTTTTTAGCCCAGGCTCTATCTGGCCGTTTGTGATGTGTGTTGGCATTGGCATCATGGGTTACGCCATCGCCTTCATGGCGTACTGGTTGCTGCTGCTTGGCGCTGTCATCTTGATCTGGTCGGGCATTATGCTGAACCTGCAGTACATCATGCCGAAGGAAAAGCACTAA
- the cobT gene encoding nicotinate-nucleotide--dimethylbenzimidazole phosphoribosyltransferase → MVPAELFAKVEAPNAEVEQQARDRQLTLTKPAGSLGRLEDLGVWISACQGQCPPHSIDNPRIVVFAGDHGVAQHGVSAYPSEVSLQMAANIQAGGAAINVLGRAAGASVRVVDVSLDHDVWGDERVSRSCGSIDREDAMDDDQVIRSLQIGQRVADQEVDSGVDLLIAGDLGIGNTTPAAALIGAMTSTEPVVVVGRGTGIDDEGWKRKVTAVRDAMYRVRAIKHDPIAVLKAISSPDLAAMAGFLAQAAVRRTPVLLDGVVVTSAALMANKLAPGARKWWVAGHKGAEPAHILALNSLHLDPLLDFGMRLGEGSGAAAALPLVKAATDIMTDMATFESAGVSEKD, encoded by the coding sequence ATGGTTCCCGCCGAACTATTCGCCAAAGTTGAAGCCCCCAACGCGGAGGTGGAGCAGCAGGCACGCGACCGCCAACTCACGCTGACAAAGCCAGCGGGTTCCCTTGGGCGGCTCGAGGACTTAGGCGTGTGGATCTCCGCATGCCAAGGACAATGCCCACCGCATTCCATTGACAACCCCCGCATCGTCGTGTTCGCGGGTGACCATGGAGTGGCGCAGCACGGGGTGTCTGCCTACCCCTCCGAAGTCTCTCTGCAAATGGCTGCCAACATTCAGGCAGGCGGGGCGGCCATCAACGTACTCGGCCGGGCGGCCGGGGCCTCCGTGCGGGTCGTTGACGTCTCCCTTGACCACGATGTGTGGGGTGATGAGCGAGTCTCCCGCAGCTGCGGTTCCATCGACCGTGAAGACGCCATGGACGACGACCAGGTCATCCGCTCACTGCAGATCGGACAGCGCGTCGCCGACCAGGAAGTTGACTCGGGCGTGGACCTCCTCATCGCTGGCGACCTAGGAATCGGCAATACAACGCCCGCCGCCGCCCTCATCGGAGCCATGACCAGCACCGAGCCCGTCGTTGTGGTTGGCCGCGGGACCGGCATCGATGACGAAGGCTGGAAACGCAAGGTCACCGCCGTCCGCGATGCCATGTACCGCGTGCGTGCCATCAAACACGACCCCATCGCCGTCCTCAAAGCCATCTCCTCCCCCGACCTCGCGGCTATGGCGGGTTTCCTGGCACAAGCCGCCGTGCGCCGCACCCCCGTACTTCTCGACGGCGTGGTGGTCACCTCCGCCGCCCTCATGGCCAATAAACTCGCCCCCGGCGCGCGCAAATGGTGGGTTGCGGGACACAAAGGCGCAGAACCAGCTCACATCCTGGCGCTGAATTCACTCCACCTGGACCCCCTCCTCGACTTTGGTATGAGGCTCGGCGAAGGCTCTGGGGCGGCCGCAGCACTTCCCCTAGTGAAAGCCGCGACTGACATCATGACCGACATGGCCACCTTTGAATCCGCCGGAGTTTCCGAGAAGGACTAG
- the cobU gene encoding bifunctional adenosylcobinamide kinase/adenosylcobinamide-phosphate guanylyltransferase: protein MRTLVLGGARSGKSVFAEELCADEDVCYVATARPWPGDTDFSQRIAEHVKRRPTHWTTEDRIDAATVLANPPCRTVLVDDLGTWLTHTLDDAQAWDAPRGTITPQVQRLIAAVDSFPISNNLILVSPEVGMGVIPEHRSGRLFRDEIGALNGTLAALCERVTLVVAGIPLTLKP, encoded by the coding sequence GTGCGCACATTGGTGCTGGGCGGGGCGCGCTCGGGGAAGTCGGTGTTTGCTGAAGAACTCTGCGCAGATGAGGATGTCTGCTACGTCGCCACTGCGCGCCCCTGGCCTGGCGACACGGATTTTTCCCAGCGCATCGCTGAGCATGTGAAACGCCGTCCCACACACTGGACAACGGAGGACCGGATCGATGCCGCAACGGTCCTCGCCAACCCACCATGCCGCACCGTCCTTGTGGATGATCTGGGAACATGGCTCACCCACACGCTTGACGACGCCCAGGCGTGGGACGCCCCACGCGGCACCATCACCCCGCAAGTTCAGCGCCTCATTGCGGCAGTTGACAGCTTCCCTATTAGTAACAACCTCATTCTGGTCAGCCCCGAAGTAGGAATGGGCGTGATCCCAGAGCACCGGTCCGGCCGCCTTTTCCGCGACGAAATCGGTGCACTCAACGGCACACTGGCAGCACTCTGCGAGCGTGTGACGCTGGTCGTGGCTGGCATACCTCTCACATTGAAACCCTAA
- the cobS gene encoding adenosylcobinamide-GDP ribazoletransferase — translation MSGKAGFSDNEPGNAHGFAPWEGINTAFSWLTILPFPGAATFDRTTGARAMAALPLVGVFLGVCTYALAMVADALSISPLLTAVLIVVLWETLTRMMHLDGLADVGDALGSFQSGEQAQKILADRYTGALGMGTVLLTLLTQVAAIHALLTTSALLTVAALPAIGRCAAMITCARGFTAFSPTGFGALVIGTIRWWWIGVWALMLAAALYYEVWILGITALVGALLFNLLVAAHFRRRFGGLNGDCIGASIELCTAFSAALVAVLL, via the coding sequence GTGTCCGGCAAAGCAGGGTTCTCTGACAACGAGCCAGGTAACGCCCATGGATTCGCTCCCTGGGAAGGCATCAACACCGCCTTCAGCTGGCTGACCATCCTGCCGTTCCCGGGGGCCGCCACCTTTGACCGCACCACCGGGGCGCGGGCAATGGCTGCATTGCCCCTAGTTGGCGTGTTCTTAGGGGTGTGCACCTACGCACTCGCTATGGTTGCCGATGCCCTGAGCATCAGCCCTCTCCTCACCGCTGTGCTCATCGTCGTTCTGTGGGAAACCCTGACACGCATGATGCACCTCGACGGACTTGCTGATGTCGGCGATGCTCTGGGCTCTTTCCAATCCGGCGAACAAGCACAAAAAATTCTTGCTGACCGCTACACCGGCGCGCTTGGCATGGGAACGGTCCTGCTGACACTACTCACCCAAGTAGCCGCCATACATGCTCTGCTTACCACCTCGGCGCTCCTTACTGTCGCCGCGCTGCCCGCCATTGGACGCTGCGCCGCTATGATCACGTGCGCACGAGGGTTCACAGCCTTCTCCCCCACCGGTTTTGGCGCCTTGGTCATCGGCACGATCCGCTGGTGGTGGATTGGCGTGTGGGCGTTGATGCTGGCAGCTGCGCTGTACTACGAGGTGTGGATACTCGGCATTACCGCCCTAGTGGGAGCGCTTCTGTTCAACCTGCTCGTCGCGGCGCATTTTCGGCGGCGTTTCGGCGGACTTAATGGTGACTGCATCGGTGCCAGCATTGAACTTTGCACCGCCTTCTCTGCGGCATTAGTTGCCGTGTTGCTGTGA
- a CDS encoding leucyl aminopeptidase, which yields MSSEFSLPHRGVVPELSLSAEMPQDAEALVVPVFQGEDGLDLPESEFFDGATVRAALDMLGATGAAEEVTKVPASTGPIVAVGVGKRDDVDAEKLRRAAGVAARSLTGLKVVATTLGELGLAAALEGIALGAYTYRGLKTADVPEDQQPVKKVVFLGKDQALFDAAVITAEAVAFARDLVNAPSSHLFPESYAAIATSAAEDNGLTVEVLDDAALAEQGFGGIVAVGQGSTRGPRLVRISYTPEQLDDAPTVALVGKGVTFDTGGVSIKPAANMDQMISDMGGSAAVLATIIAAARLKLNVKVTATIPMAENMPGGNSYRPGDVITHYGGTTSEILNTDAEGRLILADAIARASEDNPDYLIETATLTGAQMVALGLRTAGVMGSDAFRDRVAETGRSVGEQAWAMPIPEEMSTAMSSPVADLRNADPSRWGGMLSAGYYLGNFVGEGIEWVHIDIAGPSFNTGGAHGYTPARATGAPVRTLIAVLEGIAGE from the coding sequence ATGTCTTCTGAATTCTCGTTGCCTCACCGCGGTGTTGTACCTGAGTTGTCCTTGTCTGCGGAGATGCCGCAGGATGCGGAGGCGCTGGTTGTCCCCGTGTTTCAGGGCGAGGACGGTCTTGATCTTCCTGAGTCGGAGTTTTTTGATGGTGCGACAGTGCGGGCTGCCCTGGACATGCTTGGTGCTACTGGTGCCGCCGAGGAGGTAACCAAGGTTCCCGCTAGTACCGGCCCAATTGTCGCTGTGGGTGTAGGCAAACGTGACGATGTGGACGCGGAGAAGCTTCGCCGCGCCGCCGGTGTTGCCGCACGCTCACTCACGGGTTTAAAGGTTGTGGCTACAACGCTGGGGGAACTCGGCTTGGCCGCTGCCTTGGAGGGCATCGCTCTCGGCGCATACACCTACCGTGGGCTGAAAACCGCCGATGTTCCTGAGGATCAGCAACCGGTGAAGAAGGTGGTGTTCCTCGGCAAGGACCAGGCGCTTTTCGACGCCGCCGTCATCACCGCTGAGGCCGTCGCCTTTGCCCGCGACCTGGTGAACGCGCCGTCGTCACACCTGTTCCCCGAGTCCTACGCCGCCATCGCCACATCAGCCGCCGAGGACAATGGCCTCACCGTGGAGGTGCTTGACGACGCCGCGCTTGCCGAGCAGGGCTTCGGCGGCATTGTGGCCGTGGGTCAGGGTTCCACACGCGGCCCGCGCCTCGTACGCATCAGCTACACCCCCGAGCAACTGGACGATGCACCCACCGTTGCACTCGTAGGCAAGGGCGTCACCTTTGACACGGGTGGCGTGTCCATCAAACCGGCGGCCAACATGGACCAGATGATTTCCGATATGGGTGGCTCCGCAGCTGTCCTTGCCACCATCATCGCCGCAGCTCGGTTGAAGCTCAATGTCAAGGTGACCGCCACCATCCCCATGGCAGAGAACATGCCCGGCGGCAATTCTTACCGCCCGGGCGATGTGATCACGCATTACGGGGGCACAACCTCCGAAATCCTGAACACTGATGCAGAAGGCCGCCTCATCCTTGCCGATGCCATCGCACGCGCAAGTGAGGATAACCCCGACTACCTGATCGAAACCGCCACCCTCACTGGTGCACAAATGGTGGCGTTAGGGCTGCGCACGGCCGGTGTAATGGGTTCCGATGCCTTCCGTGACCGTGTTGCAGAAACCGGCCGGAGCGTCGGTGAACAGGCGTGGGCCATGCCTATTCCCGAGGAAATGTCCACCGCCATGTCCTCTCCCGTCGCCGACCTGCGCAACGCGGATCCATCCCGTTGGGGTGGCATGCTGTCGGCTGGGTACTACCTGGGAAACTTCGTTGGTGAGGGCATCGAGTGGGTGCACATCGACATCGCCGGGCCGTCCTTTAACACGGGTGGTGCCCACGGCTACACACCCGCGCGAGCCACCGGCGCACCCGTGCGTACACTGATCGCCGTGCTGGAAGGTATCGCAGGAGAGTAG